The Sulfurospirillum diekertiae genomic sequence TATTGATCTAGCAGTGCATATAGGGATTAGTTTTGACCACTATGAACCTTTGGAAAAAGCACACAAAGCACTTCTGGTTGCCAAAGCTGAAAATCAACCGTTTGTGACCTATTCAGAATTTGCTAATATGCTCATGAATGAAAATGAAGAAGCTATCGAATCCATGATAAAAGGTGCGATTGATAATGGGCAAATAGTCCTTCATTTTCAAGCCATCGTTGATCACAATGAGCAACCTTCTTACTATGAAGCGCTTCTTCGCCTAGCTTATCATCAAACCGTACAATCACCCAAACTCTTTTTAAAAATTGCAAAAGAGCGCAACCTCTATGATGCTCTCTTTAAAAGCATTGCCAACAAAGTAGCACAACTAAGTGATCAAACACATCTACGCCTTGCGCTAAACCTTTCTTCCGAAGACATTGTAAATCCTGAATATTTGAGCTTCCTAAAAACGTGTTTTTCGGGCAAAGATATTGTCTTAGAGATTCAATACGATCAAAGAACCTCTCTTGATGTTTTACAAAATGCGATACGTGAACTCAAAGAGATGGGGTTAAGCATTGCTTTGGATAATGTGGATAACGAAGAACTCATTCATACATTTGAAACGGAAATGATTGATATCGTCAAGGTATACGGTGAGCTGATCCGACATCTCGCTCTTGATGCTTCTGCTCAGTTTACATGTAAAGCGATGGTTGCATTCTGTAAAAGCAAAAATATCCAAATTGTAGCGACACAGCTTAACGCTAAAGCCGTCGTAGAAGCTGCCCGAGAACTTGATTTTGACTTTTTTCAAGGCTATATCTTCGAGCAACCTCACACACTAACATAAATACCTATTTCTCTTGTGCCTCAATTAAAGCTTCATCGATTTTAGAAAATTCGATTACTTGTAACCCTTTATGGTCTTTCATAAAGGTTTGGGCACTCTTGAACGTTTTAAAAGGAATAAATTCTTTGCCCATAGGACCCATGGCATCGCTTCCAACTACATAAAATGCTTTCTGCCCATCAATGGCTTCCCCCGTGTAGTAATCACTCACTAAGATCTTAAGCTCCGTATCTTTATGTTTTGTATAATTTCCCCATTTTGTGGGATCTTTATAGAACTTCAACATATCTTTTACACCATCAAACGCATGGCTGATTTGTTTACCGTTCTCAACATAATTCATTCGAGCTGCCCATTTAGGATATTTATAGGCAAACATGCCACATACGGGGCACTTTTCATCTTTTTCCACATGGATGGTTGTTGTATGATCATGCACTTCAAGGCGTACAACTTCCCATAGATAAAGTGAAACAGCTTGCAATTCTTGTTCATTTACCGCTCCACAAAGCTGTGTTTTTTTCAAGCCAACTTTGAGTTCAGCAATGGTATTAAAATCGTGCAAATGGATTTGATCTTTTTGGCATTTTGCATTGTAAATCTTCTCCCCCATTGGATATGCACCTTTTTGCTTTTTCTTAACAAATTCGTCCACATCATCATTCAAAGAAGCTTTCGCTTTTGCAAACGCCGCATCAAAGCCCATCACATCGCCACCATTTTCAGCTGCAAAGGCTTTTGCATCGGCTTCATGGGCAAAAGCAAGCTTACTGACCATACTCATCGTTCCAGGAACTTTGGAGCCTACAACATAAAATGCACTTTTGACATCGATCAGTTTTTCACTTTTGACATCCGTAACAACAATTTGCTTGACTTGAGACTCAATGGACTTCCAATCTGCCGCAAGGCAACGCATTGAACAGTATTGTTTTGCCGTACCATCTTTTAAGATAGCACTATGTGATGTTTTGTAAAACATTTTCAAGCTCATGCCACAAACGGGACAATACGCTTTTTCATCACCTTTTTGTACTAACTCAGGTTCACCCGTTGCCATCTTATTGAACTCTTCCGCATGCAATCCCAATGCTAACATGATTGTGAAAAACAGTGCCCATATGCTTTTTTGCATACCTTTCTCCTTTTAAATAATATCGTTGAGTTTATTCCCAAAGTGTTAAATTAGTGTTAAATGTCACACATAATACCATCATCTTTTTGGCATACGAATGCGCTATAATTATTTTAAAATTAAGGAGAAAAAATGGTTAAACATATTGTATTTTTCAAACTACCTGATAATTCTGAAGCCAATAAACAAGCGGTGAAAGATCGCATCATGAGTATGCAAGGTAAGCTCGCTTTTGTCAAACATCTTGAAGTGGGTATCAATTTTTCACCCGAAGAGCGTGCGTTTGATATTGCCTTGATTAGTGATTTTGAAACGAAAGAAGACTTGCAAACCTATGCAACACACCCTATTCATCTAGAAGTCATTCACTTTATCAAATCACTCGATGCTGTCTCTAAAGTGGTCGATTACGAGTACTAATTTTTTGCCACATCCCCGCCAATAAAGAGAATGACGAAACGACAGAGCCCAGGACGATCAAAAAGCATGCAATCCAAATTGCACTATTTGGAGCGGATCGTCCAAAGAGAACGAGCATCAGCGTTGAAAGCAGTGGTGTCGCATACGATAGAGAGCCTATCAATTTGATATCACCTTGCTTCATTCCATAATCCCATACGAAAAAAGCGATACCAACAGGTCCAAGCCCCAATCCAATTGCCGCTAACAACTCTTGTGTATTTGGAATATAGGTCTGCTCAAACACGAGATGTGCCACAAGGGAGAGCAGTGCACTTGCGCCACAAAAACCGCCAACGGAAAGTGTGGGAATAGCACCAAAGTAGCGGGAGAGTACAGAGTAGCTACTCCAAATCAACGCACAGAAAAGAGCATACATGTAACCTTGTGCATGTTGAGAAGAAAAAGCAATCTCTTTGTCAAAACCTAAGAGCATAAAGACTCCCAAAAAGCCTAAGAATGCTCCCATAAAGTGAAACCACTTCAATTTTTCACGTGGCAAGAAGCTACTGAGGAGTACAATGAGTAAAGGCCAAAGGTAATTAATAAGATTGGCTTCCAAAGCAGGAGCACTTTTGAGAGCTAAAAAATAGAAGAAGTGGTAACCAAAGAGACCGTAAATACCAAGTAACCAAACTTTCCATGGTAATTTGAGATGAATGCCAATACCTTTTCCCTCTTTAATCCACAAAAAAAGTCCCAGTGTAAAGGCAATGCTAAAAGCAATAAACGTTAATTCAAAAGGAGGAATCCGGTTGGTAAAAACTGTAAATAAAGCTAAGGTTGCCCAAAGTAATATGGCAATAATGCCTGCAATGTTTCCTTTTTGTGCACGATTCATTTTCATATCCATCATTATTGCGTTATAATTTGATCTTTTGAAAGGTAATATGTGAAAAAAATACTTCTCTGTGCTATTGTAGCACAAATCCCTTGGGCACTTTTGGCGAGCGACACCAGTGTTCTGGAGGAAAAAGCAACGCATGGTGACGCACACGCTGCTTATGAATTGGCTAAATTCTATGAAGCACAACATGAATCTGATCGTTCATTCTTATGGTATAAGCAGGCTGCTATTTTAAGCTTGGAAACGAAAACGACACAAAATAAGGCACTTGAAAGTGGTTTAACAGAGCAACTTCAAAAAATAGAGCGTAAAGAAACTGTGTATAGCTCATTTTTAACTCCGTACAATGATGATGCGGAAACCAAAAGTTCAGTGCAACAAATGGTAACACAATCCTTCGACATTGCTCCGTATAAGATGAACTATCTTTTACCAATTACCTATGATGCTGTTAGCCATGACAACAGAGATCATCAAGAGACAAAATTCCAAGTAAGTTTCCAAAAAGGTTTGACCGATAACCTCTTAGGCTTACATGAAAGTTTTGTTGTTGCCTATACCCAAACATCATGGTGGCAAACAGCCGCAGAATCAGCACCATTTCGTGAAACAAACTATCAACCTGAGCTCTTCATGATTATGCCTCACTTTGATAAAGACAGTTTTATGAAAGCCTACCAATTTGGTATTTTGCATGAATCCAATGGACAAGGCGGAGAAAAATCACGCTCTTGGAACCGTTTATATGCTAAAACATTTTTACAAGCAGGTGGTTTAGTCATTGCGCCACGTATTTGGTATCGTATTCCAGAAAATAGTGCCACAGATGACAATCCAAATATAGATGACTATCTTGGCTCTGCAGATCTTGAGCTTATTTATCCGTGGAAACAACAGACATTTAAAATGCTCTTAAGAAATAATCTACAATCAGAAAACAACAGAGGTGCTGCTCAGTTTGATTGGACATTCCCACTTTGGGAAAAAGATTTATTTGGATATGTACAACTGTATAGTGGTTATGCAGAAAGTCTTATTGACTATGATAAACGAAGTAATCGTATCGGTCTGGGTTTTGCACTTTCCCGATAATTAAACGTAAAAGAAACTCCACAAAGCGATGTGGGGTTTCTTTACATGTAAGCGTTAGTTAAAGTCTCTAGGAGATCTTCTTGGACGCTCTTCTCTAGGTCTAGCTTCATTAACTTTTAAAGTTCTTCCGCCGATCTCTTTTTCATTTGTTGCTTCGATAGCAGCTTTTGCTTCTGAATCATTTGGCATTTCAACAAAACCGAAACCTTTTGATCGTCCAGTCTCTCTATCACTGATGATTCTTGCACTTGATACTTCACCATACGCTGAAAACATCTCTTGAAGTTGTTCTCCCGTCATCTCATACTTTACATTGCCCACGTAAATATTCATTTACCGTACTCCTCATTTTTGGATCATTCACGTTACCTTGTGCCCGTAACTTTCGTTAACCTTAAGATAACACTGAACGACTTTGCAAAATCATTGTAGCATAAAATCAAGATTTCTAAGCAGAGAGGCGATTGTTTTTGCAAACAATGAGAAGAAATGACACACTCTTATCACACACTCTCTTAAGAGAAATGGTGTTATAATAGATCAAACTTCTTGCGAAAGCAAGAAATTTAAATGCACGTTTTCAAGAGTTTTTACAAAGCTCTATCAAAAATAAAGAGGGGCGGATGAAACTAACCCATTTAGATGAAAAAGATCGACCGAAAATGGTCGATGTTAGCGACAAAATAGAGAGTTTTAGAGTTGCTGTTGCCAGTGGTACAATTACAATGAGTCAAATCGCATTTGATATGATTATTTCGCAACAAACGAAGAAGGGACCTGTTCTTCAAACGGCTGTTATTGCTGCCATTATGGGAACGAAAAAAACCAGTGATCTTATTCCTATGTGCCATCCATTGATGCTTACTTCTGTGAACTGTGATGTTGAAGAGCTTCCAAAACTTCCAGGATTTAAACTAACAGTCACAGCAAAACTCAAAGGACAAACAGGCGTTGAAATGGAAGCCCTTACGGGGGTCAGTATTGGTCTTCTAACTATTTATGATATGTCTAAAGCCATTGATAAATCAATGGTGCTGAATGATATTCGTCTTGAATCCAAAAGTGGAGGAAAAAGTGGAAACTACACCCGAACTTCAGCTTGATTATCCTTGTCATTGGGAATATAAATTGGTTCTAAGTTCTGAACACAATGTCACAACCTTAGTGCAGGAGATACTCGAAGATCGTATACATGAAATTCGAAAATCACAAAATAGTAACAAAGGCAATTACGCCAGTTATACCCTACGCATACTTGTCCATAATGCTGACGATCGTAAAATGCTTTTTCAAATGCTCAAAGCACATCAACATATAAAATTCGTACTATAAAAGAGAGGTTACCATGGAATCAACTTACACTATTTTTTTAGCCACGCTCAAAGAGAATAAAGAGCATGCCGATCTTTATAAACTCATTAGTGAGCTTACTTTTGAACTTTCACGTAAAAAAATTCAACGTCTGAAGGACGAAGTCAATATCAACAATCGTATAGGAGAGTTATTTGAGCTCTATTGCAAAGCACTACACGATGAGGGACTTAAAACATCTCGTGCTATTAGTAGTGTCATCGATGGTCTTTTAAAAGCAACAACTCACGAGAAAGAGGCATTTTTATATAAAAGCATCTATGAAAAAGAGCAGCTAGAAAAAAGTATTTATACACAAAAGCAGCAAATTCGCACAGTACTTGCAGATACCTTTAACACCATAGAAGCACATATCGTATCTATGCAACCTGAAACACAACAAAATGCTTTGACAGCAATACATGACACGAAACTTCGTGGAATTGAAATGCTCGGTATTTTAAAAGAGACAACCGCAGAGGCACTGTTAACAACTCTTGAAAATGGCAGTGATGTTGCAGATACGATTCATGAAATCACTAAAAATCTTACATTTCAAACCATTCATGAAGGTGATTTTACAAAACAGCGCATAATCAATATCTCAAGTACCATTATTGGCGCGAGTATTGAAATTGCAGATGAAGACCTAGGACACGCCAAAGATATTTTAGACGGCTCTATCAACGGTGTAAGAGAAGGTATCACGAAAGCAATTGAAAAGTTTAAAAATGATCTTAAATACGCACCAACAGATGCAATGGAAGGACTCCTTGAAACAGACCTTTCAGAGCTTCGTAAAGACCTTGTACGCATTGATGAGCAGTTTATTACCCTCTTGGAGGTTCTTGCTTCTCAAAGTGAAGGAATCTCTGCTAGTCTTGTTAAAGAGATGATTAAAGAGATGACTAGTTCAACCGTCAAAATTAAACGAGCTGCCAATGATGCAAAAGAGGTTATTGGCGAACGTATAGAGCAACTGAAAGCTGAAGCTTCAGTCTTTGAAAAAACCTTTAAAGATAGAGCTGAGAAAAAACTCGAATCACTCAAAAAAGATGTCAATGAATTTGAGAAAAAAGCCTCTGCGAAAGTAGAATCATTTAAACAATTTGAATTTGAAAATGACACGGCTAAACAAGTTGCACAAGAAGCGAAAAAATTAGGATTTCGTGCTTGGGAAGTAGCAAAGAATATGATGGATGGTGCCGTAAAAGGGGCTAAAGAAGCCATGAAAAAAGAGGACAAATAGCCCTTATTTTAGCTTTACATGTAAGGAAAAATCTTTACATGTAAAGATCTATTCTGGCACGTTAGGCGCTGTAAAAACGATATTGAGAATATCATCGTTTGTTTTATCATTGGCTTTTGCAATTTCAGAAACAGATTGCTTACTAGAAGCAATGATTTGCTTATCTGCCAATACTTTGACCATCATCGCTTCATCTAAATCTACAAAAGCCGCCACTTTGGAAAGTGGTGCATTCATCATCGTCCCAATAATTTTACTTTTTGGATTAATGCCTTTTTCTTGTGGGTTCAATAACGGTGCAATGATAATTGCAGTAATAACGAAGAATCCAAAAAAGATAGAGACTAGCGTAGAGCGTTTTTTAAAGTAAGTGATAAATCCATTCCAATTTTTGAGCAAATGCACACAAGAAATGGCCACAAAAGCAAAACCTAACCAAATATGTAGTGCCTCACTGGAGAGCATACGAATTTTGAAATACATCATGATACCCGTAATGGAAACAACTACAAACATAACCGTTAATAACGCACTTAATATATTTCGAGGAATAACGTTCATCTATAACTCCTTATTTTCGCTTGGAAGTATAGATGATCTATGTTAATCCTTTGTTAATCACTCAATGCCTTGTGAGTGCATAAACATTACTTTATCCGCAACCATTTTCACTTTGATATACTGTTTTTCATCACCCCAAGTACAGTCACTCATACCCGCAAGTGAATCACATTTCGTTGCTTTTCCTAAAATATCAGTTACTTGAGTGTAACTCATGCCCACTTGAATCTTGTCATAATTCTCTTTGCTCAGTTTTGAGCACCCTATAAAGACAAGCAACACTAAAGCCATCATGATATATCGCATGCTCACTCCTTGATTCTATCTTGTAATAGACTAGCATATTTTTACTGTTTTTTGACTTTTTGATACGCGGTAAACTATAGTGATTGAACGAATAAGGAAGAAAAGAGAGGCCATAAGACCTCTCAAAAGCAGATAAAATAGATATTAATATTTGTATCTTAAAGATACACGAACGTCTGAAGCAGATTTAACAGCGCCTGGTACTGTTGATGGATCCATAGGCGTTCCCGTCCAACCAAAGAAGGTATTACTACCAGTATAGTCATAATTCATATAAACATAACTCAACTGTGCAGTCAAATTTTTGTTTACAATTGGGAGCTTATAATAAATTTCATAGGCATCACCACGTGTAGCTAACTTAGAACCTGCAAGTGTATCTTCACCATAAGTATAGCTTCTCCAGTATTTACTACCATGATTATACTCTAAACCAAGTCTTTGGCCTTTAGCAATACCTGGCAATTGAAGACCAGTATAAACAGAAGACCCTGTCTCTTTACTTGAAGATCCTAACATTTCAGTACCCATTGTGCCGCCACCCATTCCATCAGGAATGAAATGTACACCTTTTGGGTCTGTTTGGTTAAAGGCATAAGAGAGGAAGAAAATACTATCATCCAAGAAATCACTGATACCATCACCTATACCATTCACTTGAACGGATAACGATCCACCAGTCATATCACCTACATCCCCAAAAAATATTTGCCCAGTATTAAAATTCGAAGTCATTGGATTAATATCCATCATATTCCAAGCTTTAAAGTAATTAGCCATTACTTTATACTGACCATTATCATAGAGTTGTACTAAGAGTCCCGCTAGATCCATATTAGGATTAGCACTATCTTCAATATATGCTGGATTAAATCCACCTGATGAATTCATTGAGTATGAACCTGTTGTATTAGAATAACCTCTACCTAGACAGATTTTAAAGTAAAGTCCTGAAATACCCGTGACTTTATCAAAATCAAATTTAAAACTTGCGCCATCAAATTCCATACTGATATTGTGACCTACAGGAGAGGCTGGATTTTCATTATCTGCTCTAAGGTCAGTCATAAAACCATCAAGTGATGGACGACGACCAAATGAAACAGCATAATGGACATCACTTATGTCATTAGAATATATAAAATAGGCTTCTCTTAACTTAATACTATCATCGCCTGGCTTATTAGTGCCATACCAGTCAAACGCTTGAAACATGCTGGTTTGATCTATATTATTTTGACCAAATGCTTTATATACACCAAGCTTGCCTTGAAAAACTAGATTATCAGCAGGTTGAGATGCCATACCTAGAATTAATTTATTGGTCCAAATACCATTATCTTTATCTGGTGCATTATTAAGTTTATAACTAACCGCATCATATGCTGTTCTGAAGTCAACATTAAACTTAATATTATCGCCTGCATCATGTGCCTTAATCTCATTAACTTGAGCTTTTAGTGCATCTATATTGATTTTTGATTGAGCACTTTGTAGCTCGGCCATTTGCGCTTTAAGCGCTTCAACTTCTTGCTTGAGTGAATCATCAGCAGCAAATGCTGAAGATGATAATGCAGCTCCTATGAGCAATGGAGCAATAAATTTCTTCATCTTTTTTTTACCTTTTTAAGTAAGAATTATTTTACACAACTAGCAAGACGGAACGTTGCCGCTATCGCTTGCAAACTCAACACAGAAATCTCTAATGTCTGGCATAAATTTCTCAAATTTATCGCCTTTTAGAAAGCCATCTAACCCTGGATATTTTTTTGAATACTCAGCAACAAATTTCTCTGCTTTACCATCAAAAAGTGCTTTCCACTCTGCTTGAGTGTGTTGTGTTGCGAATTTCGCACCATTCATTCCTGAACCATCTTTCATATACTTAAGATAGTACTTTTGTCCTTTTGCTGCATCTGCAAATGCAGATGTACTCATTAACCCCAATACCAAGAATGCTGAAACAAGTAAACCGAAGACTTTTTTCATCATTTCTCCTTTCCAAAATTTAAATATGGAGTCATCATAACAAAAGTAAAATAAATTTTAATTTAAAAAGTTAATTATTAGAAGAAATAAGTAAATATTATTTTTACTTTTCTTAAAAAACGAGGTTTAAAACTGAAAAGTAGCACTATTTAAGTAAATATTATTTAACTTTAATAATTGCTTTTCAGATAATTTTATTATTTATCTGAAAAGCATAAAAATATTGTAGAGAGAATTAACAAGACGGAACGTTGCCGCTATCGCTTGCAAACTCAACACAGAAATCTCTAATATCTAGCATAAATTTCTCAAATTTATCGCCTTTTAGAAAGCCATCTAACCCTGGATATTTTTTTGAATACTCAGCAACAAATTTCTCTGCTTTACCATCAAAAAGTGCTTTCCACTCTGCTTGAGTGTGTTGTGTTGCGAATTTCGCACCAT encodes the following:
- a CDS encoding EAL domain-containing protein; this translates as MIDALTKVSSHSAFEDKLLTCKSPKLFLVDIKQFKNINLAFGDEGGNFVLCAFSLTLQSFAKAHEMELFRIKDDKFILLLDTPFELSKMECITLSLRDTIQRLSYAYQNQNIDLAVHIGISFDHYEPLEKAHKALLVAKAENQPFVTYSEFANMLMNENEEAIESMIKGAIDNGQIVLHFQAIVDHNEQPSYYEALLRLAYHQTVQSPKLFLKIAKERNLYDALFKSIANKVAQLSDQTHLRLALNLSSEDIVNPEYLSFLKTCFSGKDIVLEIQYDQRTSLDVLQNAIRELKEMGLSIALDNVDNEELIHTFETEMIDIVKVYGELIRHLALDASAQFTCKAMVAFCKSKNIQIVATQLNAKAVVEAARELDFDFFQGYIFEQPHTLT
- a CDS encoding nitrous oxide reductase accessory protein NosL translates to MQKSIWALFFTIMLALGLHAEEFNKMATGEPELVQKGDEKAYCPVCGMSLKMFYKTSHSAILKDGTAKQYCSMRCLAADWKSIESQVKQIVVTDVKSEKLIDVKSAFYVVGSKVPGTMSMVSKLAFAHEADAKAFAAENGGDVMGFDAAFAKAKASLNDDVDEFVKKKQKGAYPMGEKIYNAKCQKDQIHLHDFNTIAELKVGLKKTQLCGAVNEQELQAVSLYLWEVVRLEVHDHTTTIHVEKDEKCPVCGMFAYKYPKWAARMNYVENGKQISHAFDGVKDMLKFYKDPTKWGNYTKHKDTELKILVSDYYTGEAIDGQKAFYVVGSDAMGPMGKEFIPFKTFKSAQTFMKDHKGLQVIEFSKIDEALIEAQEK
- a CDS encoding Dabb family protein, giving the protein MVKHIVFFKLPDNSEANKQAVKDRIMSMQGKLAFVKHLEVGINFSPEERAFDIALISDFETKEDLQTYATHPIHLEVIHFIKSLDAVSKVVDYEY
- the yddG gene encoding aromatic amino acid exporter YddG, with the protein product MNRAQKGNIAGIIAILLWATLALFTVFTNRIPPFELTFIAFSIAFTLGLFLWIKEGKGIGIHLKLPWKVWLLGIYGLFGYHFFYFLALKSAPALEANLINYLWPLLIVLLSSFLPREKLKWFHFMGAFLGFLGVFMLLGFDKEIAFSSQHAQGYMYALFCALIWSSYSVLSRYFGAIPTLSVGGFCGASALLSLVAHLVFEQTYIPNTQELLAAIGLGLGPVGIAFFVWDYGMKQGDIKLIGSLSYATPLLSTLMLVLFGRSAPNSAIWIACFLIVLGSVVSSFSLLAGMWQKISTRNRPL
- a CDS encoding phospholipase A gives rise to the protein MKKILLCAIVAQIPWALLASDTSVLEEKATHGDAHAAYELAKFYEAQHESDRSFLWYKQAAILSLETKTTQNKALESGLTEQLQKIERKETVYSSFLTPYNDDAETKSSVQQMVTQSFDIAPYKMNYLLPITYDAVSHDNRDHQETKFQVSFQKGLTDNLLGLHESFVVAYTQTSWWQTAAESAPFRETNYQPELFMIMPHFDKDSFMKAYQFGILHESNGQGGEKSRSWNRLYAKTFLQAGGLVIAPRIWYRIPENSATDDNPNIDDYLGSADLELIYPWKQQTFKMLLRNNLQSENNRGAAQFDWTFPLWEKDLFGYVQLYSGYAESLIDYDKRSNRIGLGFALSR
- a CDS encoding RNA recognition motif domain-containing protein, whose translation is MNIYVGNVKYEMTGEQLQEMFSAYGEVSSARIISDRETGRSKGFGFVEMPNDSEAKAAIEATNEKEIGGRTLKVNEARPREERPRRSPRDFN
- the moaC gene encoding cyclic pyranopterin monophosphate synthase MoaC — translated: MKLTHLDEKDRPKMVDVSDKIESFRVAVASGTITMSQIAFDMIISQQTKKGPVLQTAVIAAIMGTKKTSDLIPMCHPLMLTSVNCDVEELPKLPGFKLTVTAKLKGQTGVEMEALTGVSIGLLTIYDMSKAIDKSMVLNDIRLESKSGGKSGNYTRTSA
- a CDS encoding HP0495 family protein, producing the protein METTPELQLDYPCHWEYKLVLSSEHNVTTLVQEILEDRIHEIRKSQNSNKGNYASYTLRILVHNADDRKMLFQMLKAHQHIKFVL
- a CDS encoding DUF6781 family protein, with product MESTYTIFLATLKENKEHADLYKLISELTFELSRKKIQRLKDEVNINNRIGELFELYCKALHDEGLKTSRAISSVIDGLLKATTHEKEAFLYKSIYEKEQLEKSIYTQKQQIRTVLADTFNTIEAHIVSMQPETQQNALTAIHDTKLRGIEMLGILKETTAEALLTTLENGSDVADTIHEITKNLTFQTIHEGDFTKQRIINISSTIIGASIEIADEDLGHAKDILDGSINGVREGITKAIEKFKNDLKYAPTDAMEGLLETDLSELRKDLVRIDEQFITLLEVLASQSEGISASLVKEMIKEMTSSTVKIKRAANDAKEVIGERIEQLKAEASVFEKTFKDRAEKKLESLKKDVNEFEKKASAKVESFKQFEFENDTAKQVAQEAKKLGFRAWEVAKNMMDGAVKGAKEAMKKEDK
- a CDS encoding DUF4405 domain-containing protein, with amino-acid sequence MNVIPRNILSALLTVMFVVVSITGIMMYFKIRMLSSEALHIWLGFAFVAISCVHLLKNWNGFITYFKKRSTLVSIFFGFFVITAIIIAPLLNPQEKGINPKSKIIGTMMNAPLSKVAAFVDLDEAMMVKVLADKQIIASSKQSVSEIAKANDKTNDDILNIVFTAPNVPE
- a CDS encoding DUF3862 domain-containing protein produces the protein MRYIMMALVLLVFIGCSKLSKENYDKIQVGMSYTQVTDILGKATKCDSLAGMSDCTWGDEKQYIKVKMVADKVMFMHSQGIE
- a CDS encoding DUF3373 family protein, with the protein product MKKFIAPLLIGAALSSSAFAADDSLKQEVEALKAQMAELQSAQSKINIDALKAQVNEIKAHDAGDNIKFNVDFRTAYDAVSYKLNNAPDKDNGIWTNKLILGMASQPADNLVFQGKLGVYKAFGQNNIDQTSMFQAFDWYGTNKPGDDSIKLREAYFIYSNDISDVHYAVSFGRRPSLDGFMTDLRADNENPASPVGHNISMEFDGASFKFDFDKVTGISGLYFKICLGRGYSNTTGSYSMNSSGGFNPAYIEDSANPNMDLAGLLVQLYDNGQYKVMANYFKAWNMMDINPMTSNFNTGQIFFGDVGDMTGGSLSVQVNGIGDGISDFLDDSIFFLSYAFNQTDPKGVHFIPDGMGGGTMGTEMLGSSSKETGSSVYTGLQLPGIAKGQRLGLEYNHGSKYWRSYTYGEDTLAGSKLATRGDAYEIYYKLPIVNKNLTAQLSYVYMNYDYTGSNTFFGWTGTPMDPSTVPGAVKSASDVRVSLRYKY